A window of Gouania willdenowi chromosome 12, fGouWil2.1, whole genome shotgun sequence contains these coding sequences:
- the prag1 gene encoding inactive tyrosine-protein kinase PRAG1 gives MSACSDFAEHVWKPGSCKNCFHPLSAHKTVGVLNGSVPAACVRSSLGDDEEAGITTPSPYNKPTIAVKPTMMSLDTNEPTDVNKNIEQENAKSPVDRLALKKILDLSPLYIDNSCNKNHQDLERSDAKIDFNHCFSLDNVSPSIRPTDSFIISNIFVTQEEGRGCQGLKNNANEDSSRQQNIMAAMKTKSTLNGSSVTTRASYQEPVEIPLSPSKPATIHNNSISNGNAGHAKTDLSPTSPQSVPSLSKQNSLSDSSSSYRSSTDSLHVLEGSGGKGDGSGCPHSSKSAPNSPIGPSNSEPIYAESTKKKRKPSGSGEQSPFDSPVKSELSECSENELSGESQRATITVMAARTEQNNRTFFLSSPDSGVSTQCRFSPTARKDPTSPAFRWPSPSPSPPSLATEASPNKAQSSPPIPPKRSSRSPKLGTSSLSQSMSSPGPLPELPRLGTSSFSASISSPGCLPELPMLLLVSPREGHFKVPTENQSPTSERWHKQLHHSSSWNCCIEEEQEEEEEKERKETEKKKLAANSGTTFPATSLVNGAADRKEGKDCRAHSSNPPPTEPGTASLAAHNNGACQGETSREQEGKQNGNMPARQPLHVGSSELLAAGKGSTINDTNPPPPPPKKLHRVSSKMSGSNMELDRCSQSAEGASSLRGLSCASLPTASTDDLNTDTGFREAKRLSCSSPFSRSPAASAPGSPHPPSFSSTSLQPPPLPEKKMVNRTVSAPDSANGKPFTRAYPRLPFTGSESNVCRSTEVSSRSSLPPSPLDPRPIFSSNESLEHCHAPLARSSRSRTLDEPQKTHGRLGVHCRSSITCSSSPQLSAPFSTLEPGSAPNLGSSLQLQTLLSNIDSREGVYSKLGGLYAESLRRLALKCEDHFTRSQKNPLRFDESNWSLFRLTSNKPSCSAGDAVYYSAACASDPSNSYAVKICKSPSMEAKQGHLYGLSVQQSILTHFNLQQDCGHFLACVPQSMLPTDEVLQPKTAASSQRSAPSDRERVVVITPEIPQQTAADFVREWELFHKTHPEVYERRVCFLLLQLCNGLEHLKEHGVTHRDLCLENLLLVPHQRRNSQFIQHTTTDKSTSDGSDKQRHLPRLLISNFAKAKRRCSEDAASTSVDPRIKRDHARLAPEILSAAQYRKFDEFQTGILIYELLHQPNPFEVSPALKEQDYRCEDLPPVPSASLYSAGLQRLAQLLLQPDPIKRIHIQEAKRMLQSLLWGPRKDLMEQHGQSRGFGDGSRHEGLLNWLDVKRALLMMKFAERSLEPERNAELEDWLCCQYFSSAHPLSLCHTAELLYSIK, from the exons ATGTCAGCGTGCAGCGACTTTGCAGAACACGTGTGGAAACCAGGCTCCTGTAAGAACTGCTTCCACCCGCTCAGCGCGCACAAGACCGTTGGTGTTCTAAATGGCAGCGTGCCAGCTGCTTGTGTGAGGAGCAGTCtgggtgatgatgaagaagCTGGAATAACAACTCCTTCACCTTACAATAAGCCAACCATTGCTGTCAAACCCACAATGATGAGCCTTGACACCAACGAACCAACTGATGTTAACAAGAACATAGAGCAG GAGAATGCAAAGAGTCCAGTAGACAGGTTGGCACTGAAAAAGATCTTGGACCTTTCACCTCTTTACATTGATAATAGCTGTAACAAGAACCACCAAGATCTTGAGAGGTCTGATGCCAAGATTGACTTCAACCACTGCTTCTCTTTGGACAATGTGTCCCCCAGTATTCGTCCTACAGACTCCTTTATTATCAGTAATATCTTTGTCACCCAGGAGGAAGGCAGGGGGTGTCAGGGTTTGAAGAACAATGCCAATGAAGACTCTTCTAGGCAGCAAAACATTATGGCTGCAATGAAAACAAAGAGCACTTTAAATGGAAGTAGTGTGACCACTAGGGCAAGCTACCAGGAACCTGTGGAGATACCTTTGTCACCCTCCAAGCCTGCAACCATTCATAACAATAGTATAAGCAATGGGAACGCTGGTCATGCAAAGACAGATCTTAGTCCAACATCTCCACAGTCCGTTCCTTCCCTATCAAAGCAGAACAGCCTGTCAGATTCGTCTTCTTCATATCGCAGCAGTACAGATTCCCTTCATGTATTAGAAGGGTCAGGGGGAAAAGGAGATGGTTCAGGTTGTCCCCACAGCTCAAAGTCTGCTCCCAACTCTCCCATTGGACCCTCAAATTCAGAACCAATCTATGCAGAAAGCACCAAGAAAAAGCGAAAGCCATCAGGCAGTGGAGAGCAATCACCCTTCGATTCCCCTGTTAAAAGTGAGCTGTCTGAGTGCTCAGAGAATGAACTTTCAGGAGAGAGTCAACGAGCCACAATCACAGTGATGGCAGCTCGCACAGAGCAAAACAACAGGACTTTTTTCCTGAGCAGCCCAGACTCAGGCGTCAGCACCCAGTGTCGTTTTAGTCCCACAGCCCGTAAAGATCCCACTAGTCCTGCTTTCCGCTGGCCGAGCCCCAGTCCCAGTCCTCCATCTCTGGCCACAGAGGCCTCCCCTAACAAGGCACAGTCAAGCCCACCCATTCCCCCAAAAAGGAGCAGCCGCTCCCCCAAACTGGGAACCTCCAGCCTCTCTCAATCAATGTCATCACCAGGTCCACTTCCTGAGCTTCCCAGACTGGGTACCTCAAGCTTTTCCGCTTCCATCTCTTCACCAGGCTGTCTTCCAGAGCTTCCCATGCTTCTCCTTGTATCTCCTAGAGAGGGCCACTTCAAGGTTCCTACTGAGAACCAAAGCCCGACATCCGAGCGCTGGCACAAGCAGCTTCATCACAGCTCTAGCTGGAACTGTTGCATTGAAGAAgagcaggaggaagaggaggaaaaagaaCGCAAAGAGACAGAGAAAAAGAAGCTTGCCGCTAACTCGGGAACGACCTTTCCAGCGACAAGCCTGGTCAATGGTGCTGCTGACAGAAAAGAGGGCAAAGACTGCAGGGCCCACAGCAGTAACCCCCCTCCCACAGAGCCAGGCACTGCCTCTCTGGCTGCCCACAACAATGGTGCCTGTCAGGGGGAAACCAGCAGAGAACAGGAAGGCAAGCAGAACGGCAACATGCCCGCCAGGCAACCATTGCATGTTGGCTCATCGGAGCTGCTGGCAGCTGGAAAGGGGTCAACCATCAATGACACGAATCCACCGCCTCCCCCACCCAAGAAACTGCACAG GGTGAGCAGTAAGATGAGCGGGAGCAACATGGAGCTGGACCgctgcagccaatcagcagaAGGCGCGTCTTCGTTACGAGGATTAAGCTGTGCTAGTCTACCGACCGCTTCCACTGACGACTTGAATACTGACACCG GTTTTCGGGAGGCCAAACGTTTGTCTTGTTCTTCACCCTTTTCCAGAAGTCCGGCAGCTTCAGCTCCCGGTTCTCCACACCCGCCCTCCTTCAGTAGCACAAGCCTCCAACCACCTCCACTTCCAGAGAAAAAAATGGTCAACCGCACCGTTTCTGCTCCTGACAGCGCGAATGGAAAACCCTTTACCCGCGCTTACCCACGCCTCCCCTTCACAGGGTCAGAGAGCAACGTGTGTCGATCTACTGAAGTCAGCTCACGCTCCAGTTTACCGCCCAGTCCCTTGGACCCACGGCCCATATTCTCCTCTAACGAGTCTCTGGAGCACTGTCATGCCCCGTTAGCTCGTTCTTCAAGGTCCCGGACTCTGGATGAGCCTCAGAAGACTCACGGGCGCCTCGGCGTACACTGTCGTAGCAGCATCACCTGTTCCTCTTCTCCGCAGCTCAGTGctcctttttcaaccttagaaCCCGGTTCAGCACCAAACCTGGGCTCCAGCCTCCAGCTCCAAACGCTCCTGAGTAACATAGACAGTCGAGAGGGAGTGTACTCCAAACTGGGCGGCCTCTACGCTGAGTCCCTGAGGCGATTGGCTCTGAAATGTGAGGACCACTTTACCCGGTCTCAGAAGAATCCACTCAGGTTTGATGAGAGCAACTGGTCTCTATTCCGGCTCACCTCCAACAAGCCCAGCTGCAGCGCAGGAGACGCCGTGTATTACTCTGCTGCCTGCGCCTCAGACCCCAGCAACTCATACGCTGTCAAG ATCTGTAAAAGTCCATCCATGGAGGCCAAACAGGGCCACCTGTACGGGTTGTCGGTTCAACAGAGCATCCTGACTCACTTCAACCTCCAGCAGGACTGTGGTCACTTCCTAGCCTGCGTCCCCCAAAGCATGCTGCCTACTGATGAAGTCCTTCAGCCCAAAACCGCTGCATCATCCCAGCGGTCGGCGCCGTCCGACCGGGAGCGAGTGGTGGTGATAACCCCAGAGATCCCTCAGCAGACGGCTGCTGACTTTGTTCGGGAGTGGGAGTTGTTTCATAAAACTCATCCGGAGGTCTACGAGCGACGTGtttgcttcctgctgctgcagctctgCAACGGCCTGGAGCACCTGAAGGAGCACGGAGTCACACATCGAGACCTCTGCCTTGAAAACCTGCTGTTGGTTCCACACCAGCGCAGGAACTCCCAGTTCATCCAGCACACCACCACTGACAAAAGCACCAGTGACGGTTCTGACAAACAGCGGCACCTTCCTCGTCTCCTCATCAGTAATTTTGCCAAAGCCAAGCGTCGCTGCTCTGAAGACGCTGCCTCCACCAGCGTAGACCCTCGCATCAAACGAGACCACGCTAGATTAGCACCTGAAATCCTCTCTGCGGCACAGTATCGCAAGTTTGACGAGTTCCAAACAGGAATCCTGATTTATGAGCTCCTTCACCAGCCCAACCCATTTGAAGTGAGTCCAGCGTTAAAGGAGCAGGACTACCGCTGTGAGGACTTGCCTCCCGTCCCGTCTGCTTCTCTGTATTCTGCTGGTCTCCAAAGACTGGCCCAGCTCCTTCTCCAACCCGACCCCATCAAACGCATCCACATCCAGGAGGCCAAGCGGATGCTGCAGAGCCTCCTCTGGGGCCCCAGGAAAGACTTGATGGAGCAGCACGGACAGAGCAGAGGCTTCGGGGATGGGTCTAGACACGAGGGCCTCCTCAACTGGCTGGATGTGAAGAGAGCTCTGCTGATGATGAAGTTCGCCGAGCGTTCACTAGAACCAGAGAGGAACGCAGAGCTAGAGGACTGGTTGTGCTGTCAGTATTTCTCCTCAGCTCACCCGCTCTCACTCTGCCACACCGCTGAACTGCTCTACTCCATAAAGTGA